Genomic window (Nitrospiraceae bacterium):
TCTAAAAAGAAAAAACTCAAGCTCAGGACCAACATTATATTCAAATCCCATATCCGCTGCTTTCTTCAGCGCTTTTTTTAAAATAAATCTAGGGTCTCCTTCAAAAGGACTTCCATCAGGGCTATAGATATCACATATCAACCTTGCTGTATTTCCGTCTTTTGAATCTAGCCATGGGATTATTGAATATGTCGATGGGTCTGGCTTGAGATAAAGATCACTCTCATGAATTCTGGCAAATCCTTCTATGGATGAACCGTCAAACCATGCGCCATATTTCATTATGTCAGGAAGGCTCTGAACAGGAGCAGTAATTTCCTTGAGACAGCCGAGTATATCCGTAAACTGGAGATTGATAAAGGTTACATTATCAGCCTTTGCCTTTTCTACAACTCGTTTTGTTTCCATCAATTTATTGCCTCCTCTCCTCTTTGTCCTGTTCTTATTCTTACTGCATCCTCAATACTGTTTACAAAAATTTTCCCATCGCCTATCTTGCCTGTTTTTGCTGTAGTCTCTATTGCCCTGATTATCTCATCAACAGCATTATCTTGCGCAACTATTTCTATTTTTATTTTGGGGATAAAATCTACGATATATTCTGTCCCTCTATAAAGCTCTGTATGGCCTTTCTGTCTTCCAAATCCTTTTACTTCGGTTATAGTCATTCCCTGAACACCCACTTTATTGAGCGCATCTTTTACTTCATCTAACTTAAAAGGTTTGATTATTGTCTCAATCTTTTTCATGCATCCCCCTTAAATCATTGAAACTGCTAAGTTTTGTATATGAATAAAGCGTTGACATGGCTGTATTGGTTGTAGGTATTCCTGATTCTTCAATTGCAGCAATAGGATTAAGTCCTCCGACTATCACAATGCCAACCTTATCAATACCAACGGGAACTTCAAGAAGAGGAGTGTTAGGTTCCCCTATAATAAGAATCCCTCCTATGCCGTTATCAAACATTTTTTTAGCCATCGCCTTTGCCTGCTCAATACACACAA
Coding sequences:
- a CDS encoding P-II family nitrogen regulator — encoded protein: MKKIETIIKPFKLDEVKDALNKVGVQGMTITEVKGFGRQKGHTELYRGTEYIVDFIPKIKIEIVAQDNAVDEIIRAIETTAKTGKIGDGKIFVNSIEDAVRIRTGQRGEEAIN